A single Anatilimnocola floriformis DNA region contains:
- a CDS encoding MBL fold metallo-hydrolase: MFHYQHGLKITALDLAVDYTRRQPRGFVSHAHADHMARHELAFCTPETAALYRHRLGDHRIRPMPLGESLEWRDHRLTTHAAGHCLGSAMLHVETDEGSMLYTGDFKLGASVTAAPADPPEADVLVMESTFGDPRYQLPPREEVIEQLIRTVQLILNSGRTPLIHAYVMGKSQEVTKLLTQRGIPVQQHPLTFEMSQVYEQLGCKLGDFKRYDDQYLPGHVVIAPPFMQQAPRLRNLGRTSSIVVTGWAHSPRGRQTSGADFAIPLTDHADYTELLKCIDLVQPRIIYCTHGPVAFVDDLCRRGLDARPLTSLRGNPFQPCRV, from the coding sequence ATGTTTCATTATCAGCACGGCCTGAAAATCACCGCGCTCGACCTCGCCGTCGATTACACTCGCCGCCAGCCGCGTGGCTTCGTTTCGCACGCCCACGCCGATCATATGGCGCGGCACGAACTGGCCTTCTGCACGCCGGAAACAGCCGCCCTTTATCGCCATCGCCTCGGCGATCACCGCATCCGCCCGATGCCGCTTGGCGAATCGCTCGAGTGGCGCGACCATCGGCTGACCACACACGCTGCAGGCCATTGCCTCGGCTCCGCGATGTTGCATGTCGAGACCGACGAAGGAAGCATGCTCTACACGGGCGACTTCAAACTCGGCGCGTCGGTCACGGCAGCGCCCGCCGATCCGCCCGAAGCCGATGTGCTCGTAATGGAATCGACCTTCGGCGATCCGCGCTATCAACTGCCGCCGCGCGAAGAAGTGATCGAGCAACTCATCCGCACCGTGCAACTCATTTTGAACAGCGGCCGCACTCCGCTCATTCATGCCTACGTGATGGGCAAATCACAGGAAGTGACGAAGCTGCTCACGCAGCGCGGCATTCCCGTGCAGCAACATCCGCTTACGTTTGAGATGAGCCAAGTCTATGAGCAACTTGGCTGCAAACTGGGCGATTTCAAACGCTACGACGATCAGTATCTGCCGGGCCATGTCGTGATCGCGCCGCCCTTCATGCAACAAGCGCCGCGGCTCCGCAATCTCGGCCGCACGTCGAGCATCGTGGTTACAGGCTGGGCGCATTCACCACGCGGCCGGCAAACAAGCGGCGCCGATTTCGCCATCCCGCTGACCGATCATGCCGATTACACCGAACTGTTAAAGTGTATCGACCTCGTGCAACCGCGGATCATCTACTGCACGCATGGTCCCGTCGCATTTGTCGATGACCTTTGCCGCCGCGGTCTCGATGCTCGGCCTCTCACTTCGCTGCGCGGCAATCCGTTTCAACCTTGCCGGGTGTAA
- a CDS encoding undecaprenyl-diphosphate phosphatase yields the protein MTFPILMLLAVVQGIAEFLPISSSGHLIVLGNWLAGKGEALPDLADVNIVLHLGTLGSIVVFYWQRCWKLLTDDRRVIWFMFIGTLPAVVVGLPLKLMFEHLLESPLVAGCLFPVTGIILLLTLRLPKGVVDYRRMTWRDALFVGCCQAVAILPGLSRSGTTIAAGLYRGLDRSSAATFSFLLAIPAILGAGVLEGIDLIKDKHTLAVPVNELLIAAGVSFVIGLGSIWLLNRWLQSGRIQIFAWYCIGLGVVVVSWCLLRAST from the coding sequence ATGACATTTCCCATTCTCATGCTGCTCGCGGTCGTGCAAGGAATTGCCGAATTCCTGCCCATTAGTTCCAGCGGGCATTTGATCGTGCTCGGCAATTGGTTGGCCGGTAAAGGCGAAGCATTGCCGGACCTCGCCGATGTGAACATCGTGCTGCATCTCGGCACGCTGGGCTCGATCGTCGTGTTTTATTGGCAGCGCTGCTGGAAGCTGCTCACCGACGATCGCCGCGTGATTTGGTTCATGTTCATCGGCACGCTGCCGGCCGTCGTCGTCGGCTTGCCGCTGAAGTTGATGTTCGAACACTTGCTCGAAAGCCCGCTCGTCGCCGGTTGTCTCTTTCCGGTGACCGGCATCATTCTCTTACTGACGCTGCGCCTACCAAAGGGCGTAGTCGATTACCGCCGCATGACCTGGCGCGACGCGCTGTTCGTCGGCTGTTGCCAGGCCGTAGCGATTCTCCCCGGCCTATCGCGCAGCGGCACGACGATCGCGGCAGGGCTTTATCGCGGCCTCGATCGTTCTTCGGCAGCGACGTTTTCCTTTTTGCTCGCCATCCCGGCCATCCTCGGCGCCGGCGTGCTGGAAGGGATCGATTTGATCAAAGACAAACACACGCTCGCCGTGCCGGTGAATGAATTGCTGATCGCCGCCGGCGTGTCGTTCGTCATCGGTCTCGGTTCGATCTGGCTGCTGAATCGTTGGCTGCAGAGTGGCCGAATTCAAATCTTCGCCTGGTACTGCATCGGGCTCGGCGTGGTGGTTGTGAGTTGGTGTTTGCTGCGAGCGTCGACGTAG
- a CDS encoding PH domain-containing protein codes for MTTVAVPAPQAIAGVTPAQTQETTVMTVWPSVAAYGIGRTLGQLYDIRMPDIYFLRLGRLLALAFVPVSLVLFFFRVAPYIGTRYTLTNRRLIVHKGWKMVEDKAIDLDRFDKIEVEVLPGQSWYEAGDLVFKLGNVETFRLDGVSRPEAFRSTVFKAHQVYVGVKKAQKR; via the coding sequence ATGACCACTGTCGCTGTTCCCGCTCCCCAAGCGATCGCCGGGGTTACGCCTGCTCAGACGCAAGAAACCACGGTAATGACGGTTTGGCCGTCGGTCGCCGCTTACGGCATTGGCCGCACGCTGGGTCAGCTGTACGACATCCGCATGCCGGACATTTATTTCCTCCGGCTCGGTCGGCTGCTCGCACTGGCCTTTGTCCCGGTCTCGCTGGTGCTCTTCTTTTTCCGCGTTGCTCCTTACATCGGCACGCGGTACACGCTGACCAACCGCCGCTTGATCGTTCACAAGGGTTGGAAGATGGTCGAAGACAAAGCCATCGACCTCGACCGCTTCGACAAGATCGAAGTCGAAGTCCTCCCCGGCCAAAGCTGGTACGAAGCCGGCGACCTGGTCTTCAAGCTCGGCAACGTCGAAACCTTCCGCCTCGACGGCGTCTCGCGCCCCGAAGCGTTTCGCTCGACCGTCTTCAAAGCCCATCAAGTTTACGTGGGTGTGAAGAAGGCCCAGAAGCGCTAA
- a CDS encoding cupin domain-containing protein, which produces MKTQPILRTPSEGRTIAVVGDLDRFLATGDETDGKYAMFEATVPPGGGPPPHTHSREEESFYILDGEITFTVGEKQLVATAGMFANMPIGSQHSFKNASDKTARMIISVAPAGLENMFFEVGVPAKVGDIPSPPTKAEIEKLLAVAPNYGITIKVPEH; this is translated from the coding sequence TTGAAAACTCAACCAATTCTCCGCACGCCCTCCGAAGGACGCACCATCGCCGTCGTTGGTGATCTCGACCGCTTTCTGGCAACTGGCGACGAGACCGACGGCAAGTACGCCATGTTCGAGGCCACGGTGCCGCCTGGCGGTGGGCCGCCGCCTCACACTCACAGCCGTGAAGAGGAGTCGTTCTACATCCTCGATGGTGAGATCACGTTCACGGTTGGCGAAAAGCAGCTTGTTGCCACGGCAGGCATGTTTGCCAACATGCCGATCGGCAGCCAGCATTCGTTCAAGAACGCCTCGGACAAAACTGCCCGCATGATTATTTCGGTCGCGCCGGCGGGCTTGGAAAACATGTTCTTCGAGGTTGGTGTGCCCGCAAAGGTGGGCGATATCCCATCGCCGCCAACCAAGGCCGAGATCGAGAAACTGTTGGCCGTGGCGCCAAACTATGGCATCACGATCAAAGTGCCGGAGCATTAA
- a CDS encoding MFS transporter, translating into MASVNSPGILIGDGWLLFATRCSRMFAYGLLSVVLMLYLVEVGLKEWEVGLMLTLTLIGDTAISLWLTTNADRIGRRRTLLVGALLMALAGVIFLATGNFILLVIAATIGVISPSGNEIGPFLSVEQAALSHIVADDRRTDVFAWYNLVGSFSMALGALAGGLIAEASLHFGLQGAAVYRPILWAYAAIGAAMMGGFALLSSAIEPSAKTDPLRKTVLGLHESRWTVFKLSLLFSLDAFGGGFVIQSVIAYWFHVRYQLDPAMLGTIFLFANLFAGLSALAAGWLARRIGLVNTMVYTHLPSNVLLILVPLMPNVYWAISVLLLRFSISQMDVPTRQAYTMAVVQPDERSAAAGVTAVARSIGGSISPLLATIFIGSPAMMSLPFFVAGGLKIAYDMLLYRAFASSEAQSKTKEQTP; encoded by the coding sequence ATGGCAAGCGTAAACTCCCCTGGCATCTTAATCGGCGATGGCTGGCTGCTCTTTGCCACTCGCTGCTCGCGGATGTTTGCCTACGGGTTGCTGTCCGTCGTGTTGATGCTGTACCTGGTCGAGGTCGGCTTGAAGGAGTGGGAAGTTGGACTGATGCTGACTCTGACGTTGATCGGCGATACGGCTATTTCTCTGTGGTTGACCACGAACGCCGATCGAATTGGTCGGCGTCGCACATTGCTGGTCGGTGCACTGTTGATGGCCCTCGCCGGTGTTATCTTTCTCGCGACGGGCAACTTTATTCTGCTGGTGATCGCGGCCACGATTGGCGTGATCAGTCCCAGCGGCAATGAGATCGGGCCGTTCCTTTCGGTCGAGCAGGCGGCCCTCTCGCACATTGTCGCCGATGATCGGCGGACTGATGTCTTTGCCTGGTACAACCTTGTCGGCTCGTTTTCGATGGCGCTCGGCGCGCTCGCAGGCGGACTGATCGCCGAAGCCTCACTCCATTTCGGACTGCAAGGCGCTGCCGTCTATCGTCCGATCCTTTGGGCCTACGCCGCGATCGGTGCGGCGATGATGGGTGGGTTCGCGCTGCTATCGTCAGCGATCGAACCGAGCGCCAAAACTGACCCGTTGCGAAAGACGGTCCTCGGGTTACATGAATCTCGGTGGACCGTGTTTAAATTGTCGCTGCTGTTTTCCCTGGATGCGTTCGGTGGCGGCTTCGTGATTCAGAGCGTGATCGCCTACTGGTTTCACGTTCGCTACCAACTCGATCCTGCGATGCTCGGCACGATCTTTTTGTTTGCCAACTTGTTCGCCGGCCTGTCAGCACTGGCTGCGGGTTGGCTGGCGCGACGCATAGGGCTGGTGAACACGATGGTCTACACTCATTTGCCGTCGAACGTGCTGTTGATCCTCGTTCCCCTGATGCCGAACGTCTACTGGGCTATTAGTGTGCTGCTGCTGCGGTTCAGCATTTCTCAAATGGACGTGCCGACGCGTCAGGCATACACGATGGCGGTGGTACAACCTGATGAACGTTCGGCGGCGGCTGGTGTCACGGCAGTCGCTCGATCCATTGGAGGCTCGATCTCACCACTCTTGGCGACGATCTTCATCGGCAGCCCCGCGATGATGAGCCTGCCGTTCTTCGTCGCCGGTGGACTCAAGATCGCTTACGACATGTTGCTGTATCGCGCCTTTGCGAGCAGCGAAGCACAAAGCAAAACCAAGGAGCAAACCCCTTGA